Proteins encoded in a region of the Halioglobus maricola genome:
- a CDS encoding mechanosensitive ion channel family protein, with translation MSDPNQVPVDPNQATEPEVATIIDNPLITPAPISEDTLFILHLFGEMDAQAPLMRLIIAGVIVGVSLMLLLASRIYFHRRIARMEELPEARYKALRWQAQDLLSAEDMKSFWIGLNRWVGRLITLAFALVALNGLLLTSGWTLRLAARMINGFLQALLYIWQGFISYLPNLLTIILIVVAARFVIRMLSLIFDGIRTRRIYLKNFYPEWADTSFGIIKLLVYALTAVIIFPYLPGSSSPAFQGISIFVGVLVSLGSTTAVANIIAGVVLTYTRAFQIGDQVDVAETRGRVVERSMFVTRIQTLKNVIVSIPNSMVLNNNIINYSKNMGQTGLLVHTGITIGYDVPWQVVNKLLVGAASKTEGIAETPPPFVLQTSLEDNYVAYEVNGWTRKPEELPRIYSMLHANILDEFHGHNVEITSPHYRAVRDGNPVNVPEVLSEEEPEDEPEENSQEVSDKS, from the coding sequence ATGTCCGACCCAAACCAGGTGCCAGTCGATCCAAACCAGGCGACCGAGCCCGAAGTCGCCACTATTATTGATAACCCGCTGATTACGCCGGCTCCCATAAGCGAAGACACGCTCTTCATTTTGCACCTGTTCGGTGAGATGGACGCGCAGGCACCGCTGATGCGCCTGATTATTGCGGGTGTCATTGTCGGTGTGTCGCTAATGCTCCTGCTTGCTAGCAGGATCTACTTTCACCGCAGAATAGCGCGAATGGAGGAGCTACCCGAGGCGCGCTACAAGGCGCTTCGTTGGCAGGCCCAGGATTTACTGTCAGCAGAGGACATGAAGTCTTTCTGGATCGGACTGAATCGGTGGGTGGGGCGCTTGATCACCCTGGCTTTCGCACTTGTCGCCCTCAATGGCCTGCTGTTGACTTCGGGTTGGACGCTGCGGCTGGCTGCGCGAATGATTAATGGCTTTCTGCAGGCACTGCTCTATATCTGGCAGGGTTTTATCAGTTATCTACCTAACCTGTTAACCATCATTTTGATTGTGGTAGCGGCGCGCTTTGTTATCCGCATGTTGTCGCTGATTTTCGATGGCATCCGCACGCGCAGAATCTATCTGAAGAATTTCTATCCTGAGTGGGCCGATACCAGCTTCGGCATCATAAAGTTGCTCGTCTATGCACTCACAGCGGTCATCATATTTCCCTATCTCCCCGGTTCGAGTTCGCCGGCATTTCAGGGGATTTCGATTTTTGTAGGTGTTCTCGTGTCCCTTGGCTCCACTACCGCGGTGGCAAATATTATCGCCGGTGTCGTGCTCACCTACACGCGTGCCTTCCAGATTGGCGATCAGGTGGATGTTGCCGAAACCCGGGGCAGGGTCGTGGAGCGCAGTATGTTTGTGACGCGAATCCAGACCTTGAAGAACGTAATTGTCTCCATTCCCAACTCCATGGTGCTGAACAACAACATCATCAACTACAGCAAGAACATGGGCCAGACTGGCCTGCTGGTGCACACGGGCATCACCATCGGCTATGACGTCCCCTGGCAGGTGGTAAACAAGCTGCTGGTGGGGGCAGCATCAAAGACTGAAGGTATCGCGGAAACGCCACCGCCCTTTGTTCTGCAAACGTCATTGGAAGACAATTATGTGGCCTACGAGGTGAATGGCTGGACGCGAAAACCGGAAGAGTTACCGCGTATCTACTCCATGCTGCACGCGAATATTCTGGATGAATTTCACGGGCACAACGTGGAGATCACTTCTCCCCACTATCGCGCAGTGCGCGATGGCAACCCGGTCAATGTGCCGGAAGTACTGTCCGAAGAAGAGCCCGAAGACGAGCCGGAAGAAAATTCGCAAGAAGTGTCGGACAAAAGCTGA
- a CDS encoding DNA-3-methyladenine glycosylase I yields the protein MEKFAAIFARASERKGGESALSRLMPEIKSSRSLSASKNDRWLAQMTRCIFQAGFVWRVVDNKWDDFEEVFFNFPPDRILMLSPDQIDRICQNPKIIRNRQKVLSIQHNAQYILDVCQEHGSFGKMVSQWPGDDLIGLLSHMKKGGSRLGGMSGQRVLRNMGKDTFVLTGDVIRCLQRAGVDIKNNPTSQREMKLIQSAFNDWHDQSDLPYSHLSRICACSLDS from the coding sequence ATGGAAAAATTCGCAGCAATTTTCGCCAGGGCGAGCGAACGCAAAGGTGGTGAGAGCGCCCTCTCCCGGCTGATGCCCGAGATCAAATCAAGCCGCTCCCTGAGCGCTAGCAAGAACGATCGCTGGCTGGCCCAGATGACCCGCTGTATATTTCAGGCGGGGTTTGTCTGGCGTGTGGTCGACAATAAATGGGACGATTTCGAGGAAGTTTTTTTCAACTTCCCTCCCGATCGGATACTCATGCTCAGCCCCGATCAGATCGATCGCATTTGCCAGAATCCGAAAATCATCCGCAATCGGCAGAAAGTGCTCAGTATCCAACACAACGCCCAGTACATACTGGATGTATGCCAGGAGCACGGAAGCTTCGGAAAAATGGTCAGCCAATGGCCTGGCGACGACCTGATCGGCCTGCTCAGCCATATGAAGAAAGGCGGCAGCAGGCTCGGGGGGATGAGCGGCCAACGTGTTCTTCGCAATATGGGCAAGGATACCTTCGTACTCACGGGCGACGTGATTCGCTGCCTCCAGCGCGCCGGGGTGGATATCAAGAACAACCCCACCAGCCAACGTGAGATGAAACTGATTCAGAGCGCCTTCAACGACTGGCACGATCAGAGCGATCTTCCCTACAGCCACCTCAGCCGCATTTGCGCCTGCTCACTGGACAGCTGA
- a CDS encoding S1C family serine protease: protein MRTLIRTIERRPTLQLVTLLAVAMLQACSSSTSSPDHTGSSALRHLESGWCPGSIVNNRGQDARGKTRYDRSAQRTGLDALRAREIANCQRLVDQGDTSALATLVDYYDISSQQAELVQILERYVAVGTDSQRLSQAGTYLYQTYAQGSAAVARNPGKAFNYLGLAVNNGASALEINYARALTSRGLYLDAEQYFSRVLSSSQGRSSVDRCEANLGLAYIQFGLAPERENWNTAYFHWRQGLSLAMGKEWASCAQDNFTSPHYSYEAGRKAYIEERVSLMSAPQKQIIDEARLDPRKGLAFAAALDFRPPASRPAGGRKPATYATTTPSSAGVRVTAGSWQPLNAQICRLQSIPYSQPWSNVFESNSEAIWTVDSQAGSTRSTGTAVAVSSSELITNCHLINDPANISIRRVGSTLQASLLYADRDGDRCVLKAQGSLPTYVQYGRRHDEVRIGEEVAAIGNPRGLETSLSRGIVGQKRSRHGLKLIQTDAAISSGSSGGGLFDQAGNLVGITTFTVSDGQSLNFAIAIEEFCH from the coding sequence ATGAGAACGCTGATACGCACGATCGAACGCAGGCCAACGCTGCAACTGGTGACACTGCTAGCGGTAGCCATGCTACAGGCCTGCTCCTCATCCACGTCCTCACCCGACCACACCGGCTCCAGTGCCCTGCGCCACCTCGAATCGGGCTGGTGCCCAGGTTCGATCGTCAACAACCGCGGCCAGGACGCCAGAGGGAAAACGCGCTACGACCGCTCGGCCCAGCGCACCGGGCTAGATGCATTACGCGCAAGGGAAATCGCGAACTGCCAGCGGCTTGTCGACCAGGGCGACACCTCGGCCCTGGCCACACTGGTGGACTACTACGATATCAGCAGCCAACAGGCGGAGTTGGTGCAAATCCTGGAGCGCTATGTCGCGGTGGGCACGGACAGCCAAAGGCTAAGTCAGGCCGGCACCTATCTCTACCAGACGTATGCCCAGGGCTCCGCGGCAGTAGCGCGGAACCCGGGCAAAGCGTTCAACTATCTCGGGCTGGCAGTGAACAACGGTGCCAGCGCACTGGAAATCAATTATGCCCGCGCACTGACAAGCCGAGGGCTCTATCTCGATGCGGAACAGTATTTCTCACGAGTCCTGAGCTCGTCTCAGGGTCGATCAAGCGTTGATCGCTGTGAGGCAAACCTCGGGCTGGCCTATATCCAGTTCGGTCTGGCACCCGAGCGGGAAAATTGGAACACCGCCTACTTCCACTGGCGTCAGGGTCTTTCATTGGCCATGGGCAAGGAGTGGGCCTCCTGTGCCCAGGACAATTTCACCAGCCCGCACTATAGCTACGAAGCCGGGCGCAAAGCCTATATTGAAGAACGTGTTTCCCTGATGAGTGCGCCCCAGAAGCAGATCATTGACGAAGCGCGTCTGGACCCACGCAAGGGCCTGGCATTCGCAGCCGCGCTGGATTTCCGTCCGCCCGCCTCTCGGCCAGCAGGTGGCCGCAAACCCGCCACTTACGCTACGACCACGCCGTCCAGCGCTGGCGTCCGCGTCACCGCTGGAAGCTGGCAACCGCTCAATGCGCAGATATGCCGTTTGCAGAGCATCCCCTATTCCCAGCCCTGGAGTAATGTCTTCGAATCCAACAGCGAGGCGATCTGGACCGTAGATTCTCAAGCAGGCTCAACCCGGTCGACCGGCACCGCTGTCGCGGTGTCCAGCTCTGAACTCATCACCAACTGTCATCTCATCAATGATCCAGCAAACATCAGCATTCGTCGCGTGGGTTCGACCCTTCAGGCGAGCCTTCTGTACGCTGATCGAGACGGAGATCGCTGCGTGTTGAAGGCGCAGGGAAGCTTGCCGACTTACGTGCAGTACGGGCGCAGGCACGATGAGGTGCGTATCGGCGAGGAAGTTGCGGCCATCGGCAACCCCCGCGGCCTGGAAACATCACTTTCCCGCGGCATCGTCGGCCAGAAGCGGAGCAGACACGGGCTGAAACTGATTCAGACCGATGCCGCCATCTCCTCAGGTTCATCAGGAGGCGGCCTGTTCGATCAAGCTGGCAATCTGGTCGGCATCACCACCTTCACGGTCAGCGATGGCCAAAGCCTGAACTTCGCCATCGCCATCGAGGAGTTCTGTCACTGA